The Anopheles coluzzii chromosome 2, AcolN3, whole genome shotgun sequence genome window below encodes:
- the LOC120947883 gene encoding polycomb protein Scm: MSGTVEKSDKSSTEKKESDETSTSSTTNSTTADKGNSNSNSSTSNNSSNNNNNNEDSPKSSSVSSSTKTNDRKSVNSSSSSSSSTEEGTKGVTHTVVAKSIKRLSDGTGGNNSSVSSSSGSIATIVCKTEDPNLLSSGSKGVPGAQTCGWCLEVKSPLNYVLPMQGIKKEFCSESCIMEYRKLSKRTCIQCGNVVRANAPKPNFCSTFCLKKYQKKRAAGLLQPTEDLVANGSTNNNNNVSSHNHNNNSSNSSTNTPSNGSSNGGSGRRSQGGGGNLSPGRPATERSAQPTSRISPVTTTQTGAFQYESFHVFDWSEYLRESGSVPAPAECFKQALIPPKNEFKINMKLEALDPRNITSTCIATVVGVLGSRLRLRLDGGDNKNDFWRLVDSNEIHPIGHCERSGEMLKPPLGFRLNASSWPTFLSKTLNGAVMAPADIFVPEPPTPKCNLFQVGQKLEAVDKKNPQLICCATVNEVKDDQIHVTFDGWRGAFDYWCRYDSRDIFPVGWCASSCHPMQPPGQKNKLDGSGHRSKAGRSSFAMVSDSPDTMQPATLVTAHFHSRCRGGPHINSSKLPSMVTAPNHQTLAKLCLQEVLAASHDHSLLSPLLFGLEGDVHIVTAAGKNFTVKIPAYIKQKANAGVSEFLEMLCTSCQACPRLITLEPGPEQCEDCSLHSLPLKRSIKTEPRAAAAASPPPTAASSPKASATGRSSAGGHELRPGKEPAKDRDTHLRSPSPKRRAVASSSSSSEPKAAGRNAEERSKSPTSSSGATPLSTKKERNEPSSPATSTASKETAATTTETIVKITANTNSGSRSAKLEMSQNQPQPSTTTVTTMATSSTVNQHKSSTAATTPVSQPVSLASVSTVGSNSKPLTTPTSTTTIKVEVQTGSTVGVGAAQATAAVAAPATMPVPAGPAAVPYHPASIVSPLVPGACTLGPAAVAMTSVPGSLIPVVAPASSTPYPTMANAAPTGPHACASTGGVGMGAYFATAPPTLVPSVPSFVPATPQMPRGPTTDWTIEDVIQFIAVQDPSLAIHAELFRKHEIDGKALLLLNSDMMMKYMGLKLGPALKICNLVSRVKGRRHNLC; encoded by the exons ATGTCCGGCACTGTGGAAAAGAGTGACAAATCCTCTACGGAGAAGAAAGAATCGGACGAAACTAGCACTTCTTCAACAACAAACTCCACTACCGCTGACaaaggcaacagcaacagtaacAGCAgtaccagcaacaacagcagcaataacaataacaacaacgagGATAGTCCGAAATCATCCAGCGTAAGCAGTTcaaccaaaacaaatgacCGGAAAAGCgtaaacagcagcagcagcagcagcagcagcacggaagAAGGCACAAAGGGTGTCACGCATACAGTAGTAGCGAAATCCATCAAGCGGCTATCGGATGGTACCGGCGGCAACAATTCGTCCGTCAGCagtagcagcggcagcatcGCCACTATCGTATGTAAAACTGAAGATCCGAACCTGCTGTCCTCCGGCAGCAAGGGTGTGCCGGGTGCCCAGACGTGCGGCTGGTGCCTAGAGGTGAAGAGTCCGCTGAACTATGTGCTGCCGATGCAAGGCATCAAGAAGGAGTTCTGTTCCGAATCGTGCATTATGGAGTATCGGAAGCTAAGCAAGCGGACGTGCATACAGTGCGGGAACGTGGTGCGTGCGAACGCCCCGAAACCCAACTTTTGCTCGACATTCTGCTTGAAGAAGTATCAGAAGAAACGGGCGGCCGGTCTGCTGCAGCCGACCGAAGACTTGGTTGCGAATGGtagcaccaacaacaataacaacgtTAGCAGTCATAATCACAACAATaacagtagcaacagcagcaccaacacccCTAGCAACGGAAGCTCAAACGGTGGTAGTGGTCGGCGAAGTCAGGGAGGAGGCGGCAATTTGTCCCCGGGTCGGCCGGCGACCGAACGCTCAGCACAGCCCACAAGCCGGATCAGTCCGGTCACCACAACGCAAACCGGTGCGTTCCAGTACGAAAGTTTCCACGTGTTTGACTGGTCGGAGTATTTGCGGGAGTCGGGCAGCGTGCCGGCACCGGCCGAATGCTTCAAGCAGGCGCTGATACCGCCCAAGAACGAGTTCAAAATCAACATGAAGCTGGAAGCGCTGGATCCCCGCAACATCACCTCGACCTGCATCGCGACCGTGGTCGGTGTGCTGGGTTCCCGTTTGCGCCTCCGGCTCGACGGGGGCGACAACAAGAACGATTTCTGGCGGCTGGTTGACTCGAACGAAATCCACCCGATAGGGCACTGCGAACGGTCGGGCGAGATGCTGAAGCCGCCGCTGGGTTTCCGGCTGAACGCCAGCAGCTGGCCGACGTTTCTGTCGAAAACGCTGAACGGTGCCGTGATGGCACCGGCCGACATCTTCGTACCCGAGCCGCCGACCCCAAAGTGCAATCTGTTCCAGGTCGGGCAGAAGCTGGAAGCGGTCGACAAGAAGAACCCGCAGCTGATCTGTTGCGCCACCGTGAACGAGGTGAAGGACGATCAGATTCACGTGACGTTCGATGGGTGGCGCGGTGCGTTCGATTACTGGTGCCGGTACGATTCGCGCGACATCTTCCCCGTCGGGTGGTGTGCGAGCAGCTGCCATCCGATGCAACCGCCCGGGCAGAAGAATAAGCTGGACGGCAGCGGGCATCGGTCGAAGGCGGGCCGATCGTCGTTCGCGATGGTGTCCGACTCGCCGGACACGATGCAACCGGCCACGCTGGTGACGGCCCACTTCCACAGCCGGTGTAGGGGCGGTCCGCACATCAACAGCTCGAAGCTACCGTCGATGGTGACCGCGCCCAACCACCAAACGCTGGCGAAGCTGTGTCTGCAGGAGGTGCTGGCGGCATCGCACGACCATTCGCTGCTGTCGCCGCTGCTGTTCGGGCTCGAAGGGGACGTGCATATAGTGACGGCGGCCGGGAAGAACTTTACCGTGAAAATACCCGCCTACATCAAGCAGAAGGCAAACGCGGGCGTATCGGAGTTTCTCGAAATGCTGTGCACCTCTTGCCAGGCCTGCCCGCGGCTAATTACGCTCGAGCCCGGGCCGGAACAGTGCGAGGACTGTTCGCTACACTCGTTGCCGTTGAAACGATCGATCAAGACGGAACCGCGGGCAGCGGCTGCCGCTAGTCCACCGCCGACCGCTGCCTCCTCACCGAAAGCGTCCGCAACAGGACGGTCCAGCGCTGGCGGGCACGAGCTTCGACCGGGCAAAGAACCGGCCAAGGACAGGGATACGCATCTGCGCAGCCCTTCGCCGAAGCGCCGGGCcgtcgccagcagcagcagcagcagcgaaccGAAGGCAGCGGGCAGAAATGCAGAAGAACGCAGCAAAAgccccaccagcagcagtggagCGACGCCGCTGTCCACCAAGAAGGAGCGCAATGAGCCAAGCTCGCCGGCGACCAGTACCGCTAGCAAAGAGACAGCCGCTACCACTACGGAAACGATAGTCAAGATAACAGCGAACACGAATTCCGGCAGTAGATCTGCAAAGCTAGAAATGTCTC AAAATCAACCACAACCTAGCACGACAACCGTTACGACAATGGCCACATCGTCTACAGTGAATCAACACAAATCTTCTACCGCGGCTACCACCCCAGTCAGTCAACCGGTCTCGTTGGCTAGCGTGTCCACGGTCGGTAGCAATAGCAAACCGCTTACGACACCAACCAGCACGACCACAATTAAGGTGGAAGTACAGACCGGCAGTACGGTTGGCGTGGGAGCGGCACAAGCAACGGCCGCCGTTGCAGCACCCGCAACCATGCCGGTTCCGGCAGGCCCAGCCGCTGTACCGTATCATCCGGCATCGATCGTTTCACCGCTGGTGCCGGGTGCTTGCACACTCGGCCCCGCTGCCGTCGCAATGACCTCCGTTCCCGGGTCGCTAATTCCAGTGGTGGCACCGGCATCCTCTACCCCGTACCCAACGATGGCAAATGCGGCCCCAACCGGTCCGCACGCCTGCGCCAGCACGGGTGGCGTTGGTATGGGTGCTTATTTTGCGACCGCACCGCCCACCCTGGTGCCATCAGTGCCATCCTTTGTCCCTGCGACGCCCCAGATGCCCCGCGGACCAACGACCGACTGGACGATCGAGGATGTGATACAGTTTATTGCCGTGCAGGATCCATCGCTCGCGATTCATGCCGAGCTGTTCCGGAAGCAT GAAATCGATGGAAAGGCACTGCTGCTACTCAACAGCGATATGATGATGAAGTACATGGGCCTGAAGCTGGGACCGGCACTAAAAATCTGCAATCTGGTCAGTCGCGTCAAGGGCCGAAGGCACAACCTATGTTAG